A single Muntiacus reevesi chromosome 9, mMunRee1.1, whole genome shotgun sequence DNA region contains:
- the LOC136175467 gene encoding olfactory receptor 4C46-like, with protein MKNMENRNNVTEFILLGLTQNPKMQKIIFVVFLVVFIISMAGNVFTMVAITTSSLLGSPMYFFLAHLSFIDACYSCVDTPKLVIDSLYEKKTSTFKGCTNQIFWEHFLACIDIILLTVMAYDRYVAICKPLHYPTIMNRRLCWLLVGVAWMGGFLHGLIQILFIFRLPFCGPNVIDHFMCDLTPLLKLACTDTHTLGLFVAANSGVLCLLNFLLLAGSYVVILRSLRTKSSEARRRALSTCVSHMTAVAIFFVPCIFVYMRPAVMLPVDKSVAVFYTMITPMLNPLIYTLRNAQLKTAIRKWFSRKAISDEI; from the coding sequence atgaaaaacatggaaaataggaacaatgtgactgagtttattctactgggactcacacagaatccaaagatgcagaaaatcatatttgttgtgtttttggttGTCTTCATCATCTCTATGGCAGGAAATGTATTCACCATGGTCGCCATCACTACCAGCTCATTACTGGGGTCCCCAATGTACTTCTTTCTGGctcatctctcttttattgatGCCTGCTATTCCTGTGTTGATACCCCTAAACTGGTCATAGATTCACTCTATGAAAAGAAAACCAGTACTTTCAAAGGATGCACAAATCAAATCTTTTGGGAACATTTCCTCGCATGTATTGATATTATCCTGctcactgtgatggcctatgaccgctatgtggccatctgcaagcccctgcACTATCCAACCATCATGAATCGAAGGTTATGCTGGTTGCTAGTGGGAGTGGCATGGATGGGAGGCTTTCTTCACGGACTCATCcagatcctcttcatcttcaggttgcccttctgtggccctaatgtcaTAGATCACTTCATGTGTGACCTGACCCCTTTGCTCAAACTTGCCTGCACTGACACCCACACTCTAGGGCTCTTTGTCGCTGCCAACAGCGGTGTCCTCTGTCTGCTGAACTTCCTTCTCTTGGCTGGCTCCTATGTGGTCATTCTGCGCTCCCTGAGGACCAAAAGCTCGGAGGCCAGACGCAGAGCCCTCTCCACTTGTGTCTCCCACATGACAGCCGTTGCCATATTCTTTGTGCCCTGCATATTTGTATACATGAGGCCTGCAGTTATGTTGCCTGTCGATAAATCAGTTGCTGTATTCTACACGATGATAACCCCCATGTTAAATCCTTTAATCTACACCTTGAGGAATGCTCAGTTGAAAACTGCCATTAGGAAATGGTTTAGTAGGAAAGCTATTTCAGATGAAATATAA